GTTGACTTCCCGCTCCCGCTCTCGCCAACTATTCCTAGCACCTCTCCCCTGTCCAGCTGGATGCTTATGCCGTCCACGGCCCTAACAAGCTTCTTCCTGCCAAATGCACCTATCTGGAAGTACATCCTTACATCTTCCACCTTGACCAGCATGATCATCACCCATAGAGCCAGCAGGAGACAAAATGCCCGTTTCCAGCGTCGAAGATGGACGGAGCCTCCCTCCTGCAGACCTCCATGGCCTCCCTGCACCTGGGGTTAAACCTGCATCCGGGGGGAGGGCTCCTGAGATCCGGCGGAGATCCCGGGATGGAGCTGGGCCATTCCTTGGATAGGAGCCTGGGGAGCGATGATATGAGCCCCCTGGTGTAGGGGTGCATTGGGGATTCCATAACATCCCTCTTCTCCCCGATCTCCATCAGATTGCCAGCGTACATTATGCATATCCTGTCCGCTCTCTCAAGCGCCAGCGCTATATCGTGTGTGATGAGCATCACGCTCATCCCCCTCTCCCTCCTTATCTCGTCGATCAGATCCATTATCTGCCTCTGAACTATCACATCCAGCGCGGTGGTGGGCTCATCAGCCACGAGCAGGGAGGGGTTCAGGGCTATCGCTGCAGCTATTGCCACCCTCTGCTTCTGACCCCCGCTCAGCTGGTGCGGATAGGCATCCAAGAGCTTCTCAGGGATG
The sequence above is a segment of the Candidatus Korarchaeota archaeon NZ13-K genome. Coding sequences within it:
- a CDS encoding ATP-binding cassette domain-containing protein: MLVKVEDVRMYFQIGAFGRKKLVRAVDGISIQLDRGEVLGIVGESGSGKST
- a CDS encoding ABC transporter ATP-binding protein, which gives rise to MILEIEGLRVHYFTRKGIVHAVDDVSLRMERGETLAIVGESGSGKSTLGFALMRMVPPPGRVVGGRIILDGEDILRKSEDEMREIRGSRISMVFQDPFTTLDPLRRVNDMVAEVMTEHGVGEEEARERALNLLRRVGIPEKLLDAYPHQLSGGQKQRVAIAAAIALNPSLLVADEPTTALDVIVQRQIMDLIDEIRRERGMSVMLITHDIALALERADRICIMYAGNLMEIGEKRDVMESPMHPYTRGLISSLPRLLSKEWPSSIPGSPPDLRSPPPGCRFNPRCREAMEVCRREAPSIFDAGNGHFVSCWLYG